A single region of the Vicia villosa cultivar HV-30 ecotype Madison, WI linkage group LG4, Vvil1.0, whole genome shotgun sequence genome encodes:
- the LOC131597669 gene encoding uncharacterized protein LOC131597669, producing the protein MGFLQDGREFVEAIKEAHLWGSGPFLRKLFVTMLLSSSMNRPEHVWRKTWMYLSDGILYDQRLFTRNQGLTMTDVELKERTLMAIETLLQNNNRSLKDFKTMPYPKDFVVSFTGNRLLYDELQYEVVAQKQIFDTLYASLTDEQSNIFEEIMDVVEKQQGGVFFLYGYGGTGKTFMWNTLSAALRSKKKIVLPVASSGIASLLLPGGRTTHSRFKIPVPTLETSICNIEKKDDIAELLKFTDLIIWDEAPMANKFCFEALDKSLKDIMSGSTHASKKIFGGKVVVFGGDFRQILPVIPRGTRSDIIHATINASYIWDHCKVLRLTKKNIGDGTMCEPNDGYADICIPDEFLISNFSDPIQAIVEDTYPDLIHNYLDSNYLQSRAILASTIEVVDDINQYITNLLPGDEREYFSSDSIDKSDVTNFDAYEHVTPEFLNALKTSGLPNHSIRLKVGATIMLMRNLDQSEGLCNGTRLTVTRLAAHVIEAKIISGKNIGNIFYIPRMSLSPSQSPWLFKLVRRQFPIIVSFAMTINKSQGQSLDNVGLYLPKEVFSHGQLYVAISRVKSKKGLRILIHDKEKQPMLSTTNVVFKEVFHNI; encoded by the exons ATGGGATTTCTACAAGATGGTCGAGAATTTGTCGAGGCGATCAAAGAGGCACATCTTTGGGGTTCCGGTCCATTTTTACGGAAGTTATTTGTGACAATGTTGTTATCTTCGTCCATGAATAGACCCGAACATGTTTGGAGAAAGACTTGGATGTATTTGTCAGATGGCATTCTTTATGatcaacgcttattcacaagaaATCAAG GTCTGACAATGACCGATGTCGAGCTCAAAGAAAGGACACTTATGGCCATTGAAACACTTTTACAAAATAATAATCGAAGTCTAAAAGACTTCAAGACAATGCCATATCCAAAAGATTTTGTCGTCTCCTTTACTGGAAATAGGCTACTTTACGATGAACTTCAATATGAGGTTGTAGCTCAAAAACAAATTTTTGATACTTTGTATGCTTCTCTTACAG ATGAGCAAAGTAACATTTTTGAGGAAATCATGGATGTTGTAGAAAAGCAACAAGGTGGGGTGTTTTTTTTATATGGCTATGGTGGGACTGGTAAGACCTTTATGTGGAACACTTTATCAGCAGCACTTAGATCTAAAAAGAAAATTGTCTTGCCGGTTGCTTCAAGTGGAATTGCAAGTTTGTTATTACCAGGAGGAAGAACGACTCATTCTAGATTTAAGATTCCAGTTCCTACTTTAGAGACTTCTATTTGCAACATTGAAAAAAAAGATGATATTGCTGAGCTTCTTAAGTTTACAGACTTAATCATATGGGATGAGGCTCCTATGGCTAACAAGTTTTGCTTCGAAGCTTTGGACAAATCCTTAAAAGATATCATGAGTGGATCCACACATGcatctaaaaaaatatttggaggtAAGGTTGTTGTTTTTGGTGGTGACTTCAGACAAATTCTCCCTGTTATACCAAGAGGTACTAGATCTGATATTATCCATGCAACAATCAATGCTTCTTATATTTGGGATCATTGTAAAGTATTGAGACTTACAAAGAA AAATATTGGAGATGGGACCATGTGTGAACCTAATGATGGTTATGCTGATATCTGTATTCCAGATGAGTTCTTAATTTCAAACTTTTCAGATCCGATTCAGGCCATTGTTGAAGATACCTACCCTGATCTCATTCATAATTATCTTGATTCCAATTATCTTCAAAGTCGTGCGATATTAGCTTCAACAATCGAAGTAGTTGATGACATCAACCAATATATCACTAACCTTCTTCCAG GTGATGAGAGAGAATACTTTAGTAGTGATTCCATTGATAAATCTGATGTAACTAACTTTGATGCATATGAGCATGTGACACCCGAGTTTTTGAACGCTCTTAAAACCTCTGGATTGCCTAACCATTCAATCAGGTTGAAAGTAGGGGCCACTATTATGTTAATGCGCAACCTAGATCAGTCAGAGGGCTTGTGCAATGGTACACGACTAACTGTAACCAGACTTGCTGCCCATGTCATCGAAGccaagatcatttctggaaaaaatATTGGTAACATCTTTTACATTCCTAGAATGTCTTTATCCCCCTCACAGTCTCCATGGCTATTTAAATTGGTGAGACGCCAATTTCCAATTATTGTTTCCTTTGCCATGACTATTAACAAGTCACAGGGCCAGTCACTTGACAATGTTGGATTGTATTTGCCAAAGGAAGTTTTTAGTCATGGGCAATTGTACGTGGCTATCTCAAGAGTCAAATCCAAAAAGGGATTAAGGATTCTTATTCACGACAAAGAGAAACAACCTATGCTCTCTACCACCAATGTTGTATTCAAGGAAGTGTTTCATAACATTTAA
- the LOC131597671 gene encoding AT-hook motif nuclear-localized protein 29-like, giving the protein MSDHDAERKQELQLFTAPQPEIETPNTNTTVDNNHHASSSTASRRPRGRPLGSRNKPKIPVIVTHDNTNVVSSHVLEIRVGDDISKSVFDYAHRQGRGICILNGDGFVTHVRLRLPTGRVTTLQGRFEIILISGTVFPTPTPMNVGGLTVYLSGINEQVIGGSVMPPLVASSLVTLTVASFANTAPEKLSSVVVDRKEHHLPCIDGVGQVRVGDHDLSNAGDSTSGTRNMMSSNISYPSSSTQDRVFGWDATATVIPPPKHPRF; this is encoded by the coding sequence ATGTCTGACCACGATGCTGAGAGAAAGCAAGAGCTTCAGCTATTCACTGCACCACAACCAGAAATCGAAACACCAAACACCAATACCACCGTAGATAACAACCATCACGCATCTTCCTCCACTGCCTCTCGCCGCCCCCGGGGGCGTCCTCTTGGCTCTAGGAACAAACCTAAGATACCTGTCATAGTAACACATGACAATACTAATGTTGTAAGTTCTCATGTCCTTGAGATTAGGGTTGGAGACGACATATCAAAAAGTGTCTTTGATTACGCTCACCGTCAGGGGAGGGGCATATGCATTCTCAATGGAGATGGATTTGTGACACATGTTAGACTTCGCCTACCCACAGGAAGAGTTACAACCCTACAAGGAAGGTTTGAGATTATTTTGATATCTGGGACAGTTTTTCCAACGCCAACACCGATGAATGTTGGAGGATTGACAGTTTACTTATCAGGAATAAATGAACAAGTGATTGGGGGAAGTGTGATGCCCCCTTTGGTGGCTTCAAGTCTAGTGACTTTGACGGTTGCTTCCTTTGCAAACACTGCACCCGAAAAACTTTCTTCGGTGGTAGTTGATCGAAAAGAACATCACCTTCCATGCATCGATGGAGTTGGACAAGTGAGAGTAGGTGATCATGACTTGTCCAATGCTGGAGATTCAACATCTGGAACGAGAAACATGATGAGTAGCAACATCAGTTATCCATCATCCTCTACTCAAGATCGTGTATTTGGATGGGATGCTACTGCAACCGTAATTCCCCCACCCAAACATCCCCGTTTCTAG